A region from the Dehalococcoides mccartyi CG5 genome encodes:
- a CDS encoding AAA family ATPase, which translates to MIPVKLKIKNFMCYRGEIPPFSFNGIHTACICGQNGAGKSALIDAITWALWGKSRAKSDDDVISLNEQEAEVSLDFEISGELYQVIRQRQRPKKAGTNGQSLLSLFSLQDEKPRNITGDTLTQTEKKIISILHMDYDTFINSAFLRQGHANQFTQQPPGKRKEVLANILGLEIYDQLEDLARQAVREAETKNLQIEQSIEDGKESLKSRPELEEALNHTRQDLAEGEGKLKIQLAELEIMRHKKHSFDTKQNTCRQLDNDLKDISKDQSRWIQTLQEIKQRISTFETLSAQKEAIFKGFQEYSVCQSLYDKHNRILAKLRQLENTKKPLEDAVYKEENNLKNTLGKYQERLKFRQDTAQTLVILEKEKTQSDQLKTRLETEEAELKIQQNKLLNLQSSLARLETEHAVAVKEVNALEEKLNLLAEAGENRCNCPLCETELGQDKLKLVFGKYKTEQDTQKNLQADLQEKLSQMQSDIQALLKYIETETNRLSHSHKQYERQISLLDKGIAEAKEAEIKAAEGRNLIAGIEKQLNERSYATAEQASLAVVEKEIQGLNFDNAEYTRNQQNLADLTPFEEKKRKLDEAINRLPLENDSLKKASSALAELTVRRDNKLNEQQTLLKELAELPVLEKELGEAETEYKSLSQRQDALRQQLGSLSQKAEQINELEKKLKKQAQEKDQTTQEINYFGKLVRAFGKKDGIQTMLIEDTLPELENGADLLLSRMTDGRMHLSIETQRSTKKGDQTETLDINISDELGTRNYETFSGGEAFRIDFAIRIALSHLLANRLGAPLRTLIIDEGFGTQDTTGIERLKEAINSIQNEFDKILVITHIDDLKDSFPTRIEIDKTPSGSAIRLN; encoded by the coding sequence ATGATTCCTGTCAAACTCAAAATAAAAAACTTTATGTGTTACCGGGGCGAAATACCGCCTTTTTCTTTTAACGGGATACATACTGCCTGTATCTGCGGTCAAAACGGGGCAGGCAAATCCGCCCTGATAGATGCCATTACCTGGGCGCTCTGGGGAAAAAGCCGGGCTAAGAGTGACGATGATGTGATTTCCCTAAACGAGCAGGAAGCAGAAGTCAGCCTTGATTTTGAAATTTCAGGTGAACTTTATCAGGTTATCCGCCAGCGCCAACGCCCCAAAAAGGCAGGGACAAATGGACAAAGCCTGTTAAGCCTTTTTTCACTCCAAGATGAAAAACCCCGGAATATAACCGGAGACACCCTGACCCAGACTGAGAAAAAGATAATCTCCATACTCCATATGGACTATGACACCTTTATAAACAGCGCCTTTCTGAGGCAGGGACATGCCAACCAGTTTACCCAGCAACCCCCCGGCAAACGTAAAGAAGTGCTGGCCAACATACTGGGGTTAGAAATATATGACCAGCTGGAAGATTTGGCCAGACAGGCTGTACGTGAAGCAGAAACCAAAAACCTGCAGATTGAACAGAGTATTGAAGATGGCAAAGAAAGTCTGAAGTCCAGACCGGAACTGGAAGAAGCCCTAAATCATACCCGTCAAGACCTGGCCGAAGGTGAAGGCAAATTAAAAATTCAGCTTGCCGAGCTGGAAATTATGCGGCACAAGAAACATAGCTTTGACACCAAACAAAATACCTGCCGCCAGTTGGATAACGACCTGAAGGATATTTCCAAAGACCAATCCCGCTGGATTCAAACCCTGCAAGAAATAAAACAGCGTATCAGCACTTTTGAAACACTCTCTGCCCAAAAGGAAGCAATCTTTAAAGGTTTTCAGGAATACTCCGTCTGCCAAAGCCTGTATGATAAACACAACCGGATACTGGCTAAACTAAGGCAACTGGAAAATACCAAAAAGCCCCTTGAAGATGCCGTTTACAAAGAAGAAAACAATCTTAAAAATACCTTGGGGAAATATCAGGAACGCCTGAAATTCAGGCAAGACACTGCTCAAACTCTGGTGATACTGGAAAAAGAAAAAACCCAATCAGACCAACTGAAAACCCGGTTGGAAACTGAAGAGGCGGAACTGAAAATCCAACAGAACAAGCTGCTTAATCTGCAAAGCAGCCTGGCCAGACTGGAAACTGAACACGCCGTTGCCGTCAAAGAGGTAAACGCACTTGAAGAAAAACTGAACCTGCTGGCTGAAGCGGGTGAAAACCGCTGTAACTGCCCTCTATGCGAAACTGAACTGGGACAAGACAAGCTCAAGCTGGTGTTTGGCAAATACAAGACGGAACAGGATACCCAAAAAAACCTGCAAGCAGATCTGCAGGAAAAACTGAGCCAGATGCAATCAGATATACAAGCCTTGCTTAAGTACATTGAAACCGAAACTAACCGCCTGAGTCATAGCCACAAACAGTATGAAAGACAGATAAGTCTACTGGACAAAGGGATTGCGGAGGCTAAAGAGGCTGAAATAAAGGCGGCGGAAGGCAGAAACCTGATTGCAGGTATTGAGAAACAACTGAACGAACGGAGCTATGCCACTGCGGAGCAGGCCAGTCTGGCAGTAGTCGAAAAAGAAATACAGGGACTAAATTTTGATAATGCCGAATATACCCGAAACCAGCAGAATCTGGCTGATTTGACCCCTTTTGAAGAAAAGAAACGTAAACTTGACGAAGCAATTAACCGCCTGCCGCTGGAAAATGACAGTCTAAAAAAGGCATCCTCTGCACTGGCAGAGCTGACAGTCCGGCGTGATAATAAACTAAATGAACAGCAGACCCTGCTTAAAGAGCTGGCGGAATTACCGGTGCTTGAAAAAGAACTGGGAGAAGCCGAAACTGAATATAAGTCACTCAGTCAAAGGCAGGATGCCCTGAGGCAACAACTGGGTTCACTCAGCCAGAAAGCAGAACAGATAAATGAGCTGGAGAAAAAGCTGAAAAAGCAAGCACAAGAGAAAGACCAGACCACTCAAGAAATAAATTATTTCGGTAAACTGGTCAGAGCTTTCGGCAAAAAAGACGGAATCCAGACTATGCTTATTGAAGACACCCTGCCTGAACTGGAAAACGGAGCTGACCTGTTGCTGTCGCGTATGACTGACGGCCGCATGCACCTTAGCATAGAAACCCAGCGTTCCACCAAAAAGGGAGACCAAACCGAAACTCTGGATATAAATATCTCGGATGAACTTGGCACCCGCAACTATGAAACCTTTAGCGGCGGTGAGGCTTTCAGGATAGATTTTGCGATCAGGATTGCCCTGTCACACTTGCTGGCAAACCGTCTGGGCGCACCTTTGCGGACACTTATCATTGATGAGGGATTTGGCACACAGGACACTACCGGCATTGAGCGCCTGAAAGAGGCCATAAACTCTATTCAGAACGAGTTTGACAAGATACTGGTCATAACCCATATAGATGACCTGAAAGATTCATTCCCCACCCGCATTGAGATAGACAAAACCCCATCCGGCTCAGCTATCCGCCTAAACTAA
- the rpoD gene encoding RNA polymerase sigma factor RpoD produces the protein MPAEKDKKEFSPDDIDDDKDAEQGLANIHDEQDAEAEGDKLAEPDLKDIADTDIPAELTEEELAAEADLIPDTDEEISPLNIDLDIPLEQIDTQGIVDDPVRMYLHEIGRVPLLSAEDEKTLAKKMEEGKRIREIRQECLEKRGRYPSAAESFLCMLRELAQATEVLFQLGQELGMDTSASLKTIIHNPKLRTAIDHEIDQQLTKNISDNTGKSMAEIEQSFINLAINSSLLPKVVLDAIPEKMTIPEISDHTYDTTFINHLERHEASLKYYLDNLEIDAKRAERHLIQANLRLVVSVAKKHIGRGMPLLDLIQEGNIGLIRAVEKFDFHRGFKFSTYATWWIRQAITRAIADQARTIRIPVHMVETINKLLSISRQLSQKLGREPTPDEIALEMDLPPEKVREIAKVSQLPVSLESPIGEEEDSHLGDFIEDQNALAPPDAASRQLLKEQIDTVLGSLTPRERRVLQLRFGLEDGRSRTLEEVGKEFNVTRERIRQIEAKALRKLRHPSRSRKLKDYLE, from the coding sequence ATGCCCGCTGAGAAAGATAAGAAAGAGTTTAGCCCTGACGATATTGATGACGACAAGGATGCGGAACAAGGGCTGGCAAATATCCATGATGAACAGGATGCCGAAGCTGAAGGCGACAAACTGGCAGAGCCTGACCTCAAGGATATAGCTGATACAGACATACCCGCCGAGCTCACCGAAGAAGAACTGGCAGCCGAAGCAGACCTGATACCGGATACCGATGAAGAAATCAGCCCGCTGAATATTGATCTTGACATACCCCTTGAACAGATAGACACCCAGGGTATAGTAGATGATCCGGTACGTATGTATCTGCATGAAATAGGCCGGGTACCCCTTCTTTCGGCCGAAGATGAAAAAACTCTGGCCAAGAAAATGGAAGAAGGCAAACGCATTCGCGAAATCCGCCAGGAGTGTCTGGAAAAACGCGGGCGTTACCCGTCTGCCGCCGAATCTTTCCTGTGCATGCTCAGGGAGCTTGCCCAAGCTACCGAAGTCCTGTTCCAACTGGGACAGGAATTGGGGATGGATACTTCCGCCAGTTTGAAAACCATTATCCACAACCCCAAACTAAGGACAGCTATTGACCACGAGATTGACCAGCAACTCACCAAAAATATCTCGGATAATACCGGCAAGAGTATGGCGGAGATAGAACAGTCTTTTATCAATCTGGCTATAAACAGCTCCCTCCTGCCCAAGGTTGTGCTGGATGCCATACCCGAAAAAATGACTATACCCGAAATATCAGATCACACTTACGATACTACCTTTATAAATCATCTGGAACGGCATGAAGCAAGCCTGAAGTATTATCTGGATAACCTTGAAATAGACGCTAAACGGGCTGAACGCCATCTTATTCAGGCCAACCTCCGCCTGGTGGTCAGTGTGGCCAAGAAACACATTGGCAGGGGCATGCCTCTGCTTGACCTTATACAGGAAGGTAATATCGGTCTTATCCGTGCAGTGGAAAAGTTTGACTTCCACCGCGGTTTCAAGTTTTCCACTTATGCCACATGGTGGATACGCCAGGCCATTACCCGGGCTATTGCAGACCAAGCCAGAACTATACGCATACCTGTTCATATGGTAGAAACCATTAACAAGCTGCTTTCAATAAGCCGCCAGCTGTCCCAAAAGCTTGGGCGTGAACCTACCCCGGACGAAATAGCCCTTGAGATGGACCTACCGCCGGAAAAAGTACGAGAAATTGCCAAGGTATCCCAGTTGCCGGTTTCACTGGAATCTCCCATCGGCGAAGAAGAAGATAGCCATCTGGGAGACTTTATTGAAGACCAGAACGCACTGGCACCGCCGGATGCCGCTTCACGCCAGTTGCTAAAGGAGCAAATAGATACTGTTCTGGGCAGCCTGACCCCGCGTGAACGCCGGGTACTTCAGCTCCGCTTCGGACTGGAAGATGGCCGAAGCCGCACTCTGGAAGAAGTGGGTAAAGAGTTTAACGTAACCCGTGAACGTATCCGCCAGATAGAGGCCAAGGCTCTGCGGAAACTCCGCCACCCCAGCCGCAGCCGCAAACTTAAGGATTATCTGGAATAA
- the dnaG gene encoding DNA primase has translation MNDAVEEIKQKLDIVSFIGQYTKLTKAGRTMRGICPFHSEKHGSFFVYPEAQNWHCFGACNTGGDIFAFVMKKEGLDFKAALELLAEKAGVSLPSQINPAIKDQRDRLYEINLSAAQYYHNLLLNSPQAENARIYLNSRGLNEQSLADFQLGYALADWQGLYDYLKERSYSDEDLLKAGVIVRSDEGRIHDRFRNNIIYPIANYKGQIAGFGARVMDNSQPKYRNSPQTDLFDKSSLLYGLHLASASIRENNRAIIVEGYMDAIMSHQGGFTNTVACMGTALTERQIALIKRQTKNLVLGLDSDSAGEEATLRAIDYENQMESEIRVAVPEGGKDPDELIRHSPQSWQEILDNARPLLDYIFEHSQRGLDLNSAAGKSKLTDHLLPIISKMEDGVRQSHYLGKLAEIVSTSQNRILERLKKLKNETRNAKVTEKEAPSGQAPKNPALEEYALSLLFTSAEVTRFAYNLHPEYLEIPQYRELLAIYNQSAEKDNLRPCLDENLREYYDNLMNKNPANDNIEDKFYDLCLRLRERYLRNLAVKLNQALSEINQPETTEYQALNDQCVKVNEELRSVFSLKDRRNQKQRRQ, from the coding sequence ATGAATGACGCAGTAGAAGAAATAAAGCAAAAACTGGATATTGTCAGCTTTATAGGTCAGTATACTAAACTGACCAAAGCCGGCCGCACTATGCGCGGAATTTGCCCGTTTCACAGCGAAAAACACGGCTCTTTTTTCGTTTACCCCGAAGCCCAAAACTGGCACTGCTTCGGCGCATGCAATACCGGCGGTGACATCTTCGCTTTTGTAATGAAAAAAGAAGGACTGGATTTCAAGGCCGCACTGGAACTGCTGGCTGAAAAAGCCGGCGTAAGCCTGCCCAGCCAGATAAACCCGGCAATCAAAGACCAAAGAGACCGCCTGTATGAAATAAATCTGTCCGCCGCCCAGTATTACCATAACCTGCTTTTAAACAGCCCTCAGGCGGAAAATGCCCGTATCTACCTAAACTCCCGCGGCCTAAATGAACAATCCCTGGCAGATTTCCAGCTGGGATACGCCCTGGCGGACTGGCAGGGGCTTTATGACTACCTGAAGGAACGCAGCTATTCAGATGAAGACCTGCTGAAGGCCGGGGTAATAGTCCGCTCTGATGAGGGACGGATTCATGACCGCTTCCGGAATAATATTATTTACCCCATTGCCAACTACAAAGGGCAGATAGCCGGTTTCGGGGCACGGGTTATGGATAACTCCCAGCCCAAATACCGTAATTCCCCCCAGACAGATCTCTTTGACAAAAGCAGCCTGCTGTACGGCCTGCATCTGGCTTCAGCCAGCATTCGGGAAAATAACCGGGCAATCATAGTGGAAGGCTATATGGATGCCATCATGTCCCACCAAGGCGGTTTTACCAATACGGTAGCCTGCATGGGAACTGCCCTCACCGAACGCCAAATAGCTTTAATAAAACGCCAGACCAAAAACTTAGTATTGGGGCTGGACTCGGATTCGGCCGGCGAAGAGGCTACCTTAAGGGCTATAGATTATGAAAACCAGATGGAGTCTGAAATACGGGTAGCAGTACCTGAAGGAGGCAAAGACCCTGACGAGCTTATCCGCCATTCACCCCAGAGTTGGCAGGAGATACTGGATAATGCCCGCCCACTGCTGGACTATATATTTGAACACAGCCAAAGAGGGCTTGACCTGAATTCAGCCGCAGGCAAGTCTAAACTGACTGACCACCTTTTACCCATTATATCTAAAATGGAAGATGGAGTACGCCAGTCCCATTATCTTGGCAAATTGGCCGAAATAGTAAGCACCAGCCAGAACCGTATACTTGAACGGCTGAAAAAACTGAAGAATGAAACCCGTAATGCCAAAGTTACGGAAAAAGAAGCCCCATCAGGCCAAGCCCCCAAAAACCCCGCCCTTGAGGAGTATGCCTTAAGCCTGCTTTTCACATCAGCGGAGGTTACCCGTTTCGCCTATAACCTGCACCCTGAGTATCTTGAGATACCCCAGTACCGGGAACTGCTGGCGATTTATAATCAGTCCGCTGAAAAGGACAACCTGCGGCCTTGCCTTGATGAAAACCTGCGGGAATATTATGACAACTTGATGAATAAAAATCCGGCAAATGATAATATAGAGGATAAGTTTTACGACCTATGCCTGAGGCTGAGAGAAAGATACCTCCGGAACTTGGCGGTAAAACTTAACCAGGCCTTAAGCGAAATCAACCAGCCGGAAACAACTGAATACCAGGCGCTGAATGACCAGTGTGTAAAGGTCAACGAAGAACTGCGGAGTGTATTCAGTCTTAAAGACAGACGAAACCAGAAACAGAGGAGACAATAA
- a CDS encoding deoxyguanosinetriphosphate triphosphohydrolase yields MISELRIRERIEAREETLSPYAVKSRLSRGRQKPEDPDPVRTCFQRDRDRIIHSKAFRRLKHKTQVFIAPLGDHFVTRLTHTLEVTQIARTIARALNLNEDLTEAICLGHDLGHTPFGHAGEEVLNELFPKGFHHNEQSLRVVDLLEKNGHGLNLSWEVRDGILNHSKSRSNILGETHNKAATFEGQICRIADAVAYINHDILDSVRAGIIKANDLPLGAVSVLGNTHSHRINTMVCDIIKNSWSCTGLLPGQEPVLTMSNKVLDASNTLRDFLFEQVYQSKDRKAEHEREIVRLLYKYLVGHQDLLPAEYIALSDKPERRVADYIAGMTDLFALRLAKELNLAD; encoded by the coding sequence ATGATTAGCGAGCTTCGCATAAGGGAGCGCATTGAAGCCAGAGAGGAGACCCTCTCCCCTTACGCGGTTAAAAGCCGCCTTTCTCGTGGCAGGCAAAAACCAGAAGACCCGGACCCGGTTCGCACCTGTTTTCAGCGTGACCGGGACCGGATTATACATTCCAAGGCTTTTCGCCGCTTAAAGCACAAAACCCAGGTCTTCATTGCCCCTTTGGGTGACCATTTTGTGACCCGCCTTACCCATACTCTGGAGGTCACCCAGATAGCCCGGACTATTGCCCGGGCACTCAACCTTAATGAAGACCTTACCGAGGCTATTTGTCTGGGGCATGATCTTGGGCATACCCCCTTCGGACATGCCGGCGAAGAGGTTTTAAACGAACTTTTCCCCAAGGGTTTCCACCATAACGAACAAAGCCTGCGGGTGGTAGACCTGCTGGAAAAAAACGGGCATGGCTTAAACCTCAGCTGGGAGGTACGTGACGGCATACTCAACCACTCCAAATCACGTTCAAACATACTGGGGGAAACCCATAATAAAGCTGCCACCTTTGAAGGCCAGATTTGCCGTATCGCAGATGCGGTTGCCTATATAAACCATGACATTCTGGACTCGGTACGGGCAGGTATTATCAAGGCCAATGACCTGCCGCTAGGTGCAGTATCGGTATTGGGCAATACCCACTCCCATCGGATAAACACCATGGTGTGTGATATTATTAAAAACTCTTGGTCATGCACGGGCTTACTGCCCGGTCAAGAACCGGTGCTTACCATGAGTAACAAGGTACTGGATGCCAGCAATACCCTCCGGGATTTCCTTTTTGAGCAGGTATACCAAAGCAAAGACCGCAAGGCTGAGCACGAGCGGGAAATAGTCCGCCTTTTATACAAATATCTGGTAGGCCATCAGGATTTGTTGCCAGCGGAATATATAGCCCTGTCGGACAAACCCGAACGCAGAGTGGCTGATTATATTGCGGGCATGACCGACCTTTTTGCCCTGAGACTGGCCAAAGAACTTAATCTGGCAGACTGA
- the ppsA gene encoding phosphoenolpyruvate synthase encodes MQKGHEAIVWFNEVTKNDIPLVGGKGANLGEMTNAGIPVPPGYIVTANAYFDFINSSNLHPAISKALESLDINDSKQLSVVANIVKEMILSTPMPPGLATQIKTAYKKMGQGLVAVRSSATAEDLPEASFAGQQSTYLNIEGGDEVVVAVQKCWASLFEARAIYYRVQQNFDHLQVGIAVPVQKMVQSQASGVCFTIEPITSDPTKIVIEAIYGLGEGLVSGEITPDLYILDKEGPAVLSRTISHQERRLVRKNGNSTSGAEDESGNNYWQPVPSTKQEQQKITEDDIITLAKLAMLIENHYKGPQDIEWAKEENEIYIVQSRPVTALKDASELEPEIDAPIMLQGAAASPGLATGGVKILQDPSEIDLVLPGDILVAEMTTPDFVPAMKRAAAIVTNRGGRTSHAAIVSRELGIPCVVGTGEATKVLKNDQMITVDGTHGKVYNGKVTRNVKTSNIASIVREAIRTKTRVYVNLAQPELADKVAARNVDGVGLLRAEFIFSQIGKHPRYMIEMGQQEEYIQQVYAGVLSFAKAFYPRPVVYRTNDFKTNEYRDLLGGDKYEGQEENPMLGYRGVSRYIKDIEVFKMEIEAIKRVRKDYPNVYVMLPFVRTVDELVKVKRILEDEGLKRGPDFKLWMMVEVPSNIFLIDKFIDAGIDGISIGSNDLTQLILGVDRDSEMLRETFDERNEAVLVALEKAVTTAARRGITASICGQAPSVYPELTEKLVSWGITSVSVSPDMIGTTREIIAKAEAKLKIK; translated from the coding sequence ATGCAAAAAGGTCATGAGGCTATTGTCTGGTTTAACGAAGTTACGAAGAACGATATCCCTCTGGTCGGCGGTAAAGGCGCTAATTTAGGCGAAATGACTAACGCTGGCATCCCCGTCCCACCCGGATATATCGTAACAGCCAATGCCTATTTTGACTTCATAAACAGCTCAAACCTTCACCCTGCTATCAGTAAGGCTCTTGAGTCACTGGATATCAATGATTCCAAACAACTCTCTGTTGTTGCTAATATCGTAAAGGAAATGATTCTTTCCACCCCCATGCCCCCCGGACTTGCCACTCAGATTAAAACCGCCTATAAAAAAATGGGGCAAGGTCTGGTAGCGGTACGGTCATCAGCTACTGCTGAGGATTTACCTGAAGCATCTTTTGCCGGACAGCAAAGCACTTACCTTAATATAGAGGGCGGCGACGAAGTTGTGGTAGCCGTTCAGAAATGCTGGGCTTCCTTGTTTGAAGCCAGAGCTATTTACTACCGGGTACAGCAAAACTTCGATCATCTGCAGGTAGGCATAGCCGTACCGGTACAGAAAATGGTACAGTCGCAGGCTTCCGGAGTATGCTTCACTATTGAACCCATTACTTCAGACCCCACTAAAATAGTTATTGAAGCTATATATGGTCTGGGGGAAGGTCTGGTGTCAGGGGAAATCACACCGGACCTTTATATTTTAGATAAAGAAGGCCCTGCAGTTCTTTCACGGACTATCAGCCATCAGGAAAGGCGGCTTGTTCGTAAAAACGGCAACTCAACCTCCGGTGCCGAAGACGAATCCGGCAACAATTACTGGCAACCAGTCCCCTCCACCAAGCAAGAACAGCAGAAAATCACCGAAGACGATATTATTACGCTGGCCAAACTGGCTATGCTTATTGAAAACCATTACAAAGGCCCTCAGGATATTGAGTGGGCTAAAGAAGAAAACGAAATTTATATTGTCCAGTCCCGCCCGGTTACTGCCCTGAAAGATGCCAGCGAACTGGAGCCCGAAATTGATGCCCCCATTATGCTGCAGGGTGCGGCTGCTTCACCCGGTCTGGCCACCGGCGGAGTCAAAATACTTCAGGACCCCTCTGAGATAGACCTGGTACTTCCGGGTGATATTCTGGTAGCCGAAATGACCACCCCTGACTTTGTGCCGGCTATGAAACGGGCAGCAGCCATTGTAACCAACCGCGGCGGACGCACTTCCCATGCTGCCATTGTCAGCCGTGAACTGGGCATCCCCTGCGTAGTGGGTACTGGCGAAGCCACCAAGGTACTTAAAAACGACCAGATGATCACCGTTGACGGTACTCATGGCAAGGTTTATAACGGCAAGGTTACCCGAAACGTAAAAACCAGCAATATCGCTTCCATTGTACGTGAGGCTATCCGCACCAAGACCCGTGTTTATGTAAACTTGGCTCAGCCTGAGCTGGCTGACAAAGTAGCCGCCCGCAATGTAGACGGTGTGGGTTTGCTGAGAGCCGAATTTATATTCAGCCAGATAGGCAAGCACCCCCGCTATATGATAGAAATGGGTCAGCAAGAGGAATATATCCAGCAGGTGTACGCAGGAGTTCTTTCCTTCGCCAAGGCTTTCTATCCCCGCCCGGTGGTTTACCGCACCAATGATTTCAAAACCAATGAATACCGTGACCTGTTGGGCGGTGACAAATACGAAGGCCAAGAAGAAAACCCTATGCTGGGTTACCGCGGTGTTTCCCGCTATATTAAAGATATTGAAGTATTCAAGATGGAAATTGAAGCCATCAAACGGGTACGCAAGGACTATCCGAATGTCTACGTTATGCTTCCATTTGTACGAACGGTAGATGAACTTGTAAAAGTAAAACGGATACTGGAAGATGAAGGCCTGAAACGCGGCCCGGATTTCAAACTCTGGATGATGGTGGAAGTTCCCTCCAATATCTTCCTAATTGACAAGTTTATTGATGCCGGTATTGACGGCATATCTATAGGCTCAAATGACCTTACCCAGCTGATACTCGGTGTTGACCGTGACAGCGAAATGCTGCGTGAGACCTTTGACGAACGCAATGAGGCGGTTCTGGTGGCTTTAGAAAAAGCCGTTACCACCGCCGCCCGTCGCGGTATTACCGCATCCATCTGCGGACAGGCACCTTCGGTTTACCCCGAACTGACTGAAAAGCTGGTCTCCTGGGGTATAACCTCGGTTTCTGTCAGCCCTGACATGATAGGCACTACCCGTGAGATTATTGCCAAGGCAGAGGCCAAATTAAAGATTAAATGA
- a CDS encoding bifunctional nuclease family protein: MIEMTIDSIRVSLMNYQRVVLLKEKTADRYLPIWIGTAEAEAIAVKLQGVAVPRPLTHDLLGTVIDVLGAKVRSIVVDDLKNDTFYAKVLLEVDGEQMEIDCRPSDALALAVRVNVPIYAADSVLEKASIMLDREQDKRAMDEMDLPEPPSGGKGEKTRKASDEEIKRLSAFRDFVDNLDLEDFDKRKS, encoded by the coding sequence ATGATAGAAATGACGATAGACAGTATAAGGGTTAGCCTGATGAATTATCAGAGAGTGGTACTGCTTAAGGAAAAAACGGCTGACCGCTATCTGCCTATTTGGATTGGCACAGCCGAGGCTGAGGCTATTGCGGTAAAACTCCAGGGTGTCGCCGTCCCCCGTCCCCTTACCCATGACCTGCTGGGTACAGTTATAGATGTACTGGGTGCAAAGGTGCGCTCTATAGTGGTAGATGACCTGAAAAATGACACCTTCTACGCCAAGGTATTACTTGAAGTAGACGGTGAACAAATGGAGATAGATTGCCGCCCTTCAGATGCGCTGGCACTGGCGGTAAGAGTAAATGTACCTATATATGCGGCAGACAGCGTACTGGAAAAAGCCAGTATCATGCTGGACCGTGAACAGGATAAACGGGCTATGGACGAAATGGATTTGCCCGAACCTCCATCCGGCGGCAAAGGTGAAAAAACCCGTAAGGCCAGTGACGAAGAGATTAAGCGTCTATCAGCCTTCCGTGACTTTGTAGATAACCTGGACCTTGAAGATTTTGACAAGCGCAAATCCTGA
- a CDS encoding AtpZ/AtpI family protein: MNKWGTGLQYLGLGWYMALVILLGTLGGRWLDQALGLEPVFLLAGLLIGVFLAFYGVYRLLPKITNNGKGN, from the coding sequence ATGAACAAATGGGGTACAGGTCTTCAGTATCTTGGTTTGGGCTGGTATATGGCCCTTGTTATATTGCTGGGGACACTGGGTGGCAGATGGCTGGATCAAGCCCTTGGTCTTGAACCCGTGTTCTTGCTGGCCGGTCTTTTAATCGGAGTTTTTCTGGCCTTTTACGGCGTTTATCGGTTGCTGCCGAAGATAACTAACAACGGTAAAGGGAATTAA
- a CDS encoding F0F1 ATP synthase subunit A yields the protein MPKKKILGMPKQVFWPVMIVILAILVVGFLSGPIGIALFGDLGFPDWMKITTPKPELPSAELFSIGPVAITNTILTAWITILVLVGLSVAATRKMKLIPGRLQGALEMVLSWIYNMCVDAAGEKFGRKFFPLVATIFLFIIVNAWMNLLPGYNTIFIELGNGHEAHLLRGANTDINLPLALAAITFFMVEYWGIKTLGGFHYLSKFFNFKPLINAFRHKEGVIGIFNGVISIFVGLLEFFLEFVRIISLTFRLFGNMIGGEILILMITFLAPFIIGIPFYGLEMLVGFVQALVFCNLALVFSLIAVTPHGEETH from the coding sequence GTGCCAAAGAAAAAGATTTTAGGTATGCCCAAACAAGTCTTCTGGCCAGTGATGATAGTTATACTGGCAATTTTAGTTGTCGGGTTTTTATCCGGCCCTATAGGTATCGCCCTCTTTGGTGATCTTGGATTTCCTGACTGGATGAAAATTACTACCCCCAAACCGGAGTTACCTTCCGCCGAACTTTTCAGTATTGGTCCTGTGGCAATCACCAACACTATTCTTACGGCATGGATTACCATTCTGGTATTGGTGGGACTGAGTGTTGCCGCCACCCGCAAGATGAAGCTTATTCCCGGACGTCTTCAGGGTGCGCTGGAAATGGTACTCAGCTGGATTTACAATATGTGTGTAGATGCTGCCGGTGAGAAATTTGGTCGCAAGTTTTTCCCTCTGGTGGCCACTATCTTCCTATTTATTATAGTAAACGCATGGATGAATCTTTTGCCCGGTTACAATACCATATTTATTGAATTGGGCAACGGTCACGAAGCCCATCTTCTTCGCGGCGCCAATACCGATATTAACCTGCCTCTGGCTCTGGCTGCTATCACCTTTTTCATGGTGGAGTATTGGGGCATAAAGACTCTGGGCGGTTTTCACTACCTCAGCAAATTTTTCAACTTCAAACCCCTGATAAACGCTTTCAGGCATAAAGAAGGGGTTATCGGCATATTTAATGGGGTTATTTCCATTTTTGTGGGTTTACTGGAATTCTTTCTGGAGTTTGTCCGTATCATCAGCCTGACCTTCCGTCTCTTTGGCAACATGATAGGCGGCGAAATCCTTATACTTATGATTACGTTCCTTGCGCCTTTTATTATCGGCATACCGTTCTACGGTCTTGAAATGCTGGTAGGTTTTGTACAGGCGCTGGTGTTCTGTAACTTGGCTCTGGTCTTCTCATTGATAGCGGTTACGCCTCATGGGGAAGAAACTCATTAA